The nucleotide window GCGGCCTCCTCCGTTTCCGGGTGGACATGCTCGCGCCGGTCGTCGCCGGCACAGAACGCCTTGCCGGCGCCGGTGAAGAGGATCGCGCGGGTTTGCGGGTCGCGGTTGGCATCGTCGAAGGCGCGCGCGACATCGTCGATCAGCTGCCGGTTCATGGCGTTGAGGCTTTGCGGCCGGTTGAGGGCGATGGTGCGCACCCCGCCCTCGCCGAGCGTACTCAGCACGGTCTTGTAGGTGAAATCGGTCATTGGTCCCCCCTTATGACGCGGCGCGTCTTGCCTTCGGTGCGCGGCAGGCTGCCGGCAGGCAGCAGCGTGACGCTGGCACTGGCGCCGAGCCGTGCCTTGATCTCACCCGCCACCCGGGCGGCAAGTTCCACTGTGTCCGCCGCGCCCTGCGCCAGCTCCGCCTCCACCGGCAGCGTGTCGTAGGGCGGCGGCGACGCGAGGCGGATGCGGTATTCGCCCGACAGCTCGGCAAAGGAGTTGAGCACCGCCGCGACCATGGTCGGGAACATGTTGAGCCCGCGCACCACCACCATGTCATCGGAGCGGCCGACGACGGAAAAGCGGAAGCCTGTGCGCCCGCAGGAACACGGCGCGGTCGCAGCGACGCGGATGATGTCGCCGGTGCGGAAGCGCACCAGCGGCTGGCAGTCGCGCACCAGATGGGTGAGCACCAGCTCGCCGCTCTCGCCCGCCTCCAGGGCCTTCGGCGCGCCGCTGTCCGGGTCGATCAGCTCGGCATGCAGCACGTCGGCCGCCATGAAATGTAGATGCGTGTCGTGCTCGCATTCGGAGGCGAAATTGCAGAAGACGTCGGAGACGCCATAGTTGGAATTGCGCGGCTGCAGGCCCCAGGTCGCGGTCATGCGGGCGCGGAAGGCGGGGTCGTCGACGCCCGGCTCGCCGCCGAAAAGGCCGAGCTTCAGGCCGAGATCGCGCGGGGCAAGGCCGGGGAACTTCTCCGCGATCACCCGTTCCAGCACCGCCGGATAGGACGGCGTGCAGGAGATCGCGGTTACCCTGACCTCCAGGATCGTGCGCACCAGCAGCTCGGTCGAGCCGACGCCGAAGGGCACGACGGTCGCCCCGGTCTCCTCCAGCGTCAGGTGGTCGGTCAGCCCGCCCATCCACATCTGGTAATTGAGGCAGTGCACCACCGTGTGGCCGGGGCCGAGGCCCGCCGCGCTCTGGCAGCGGCCGCCGATCTCCTGGGTGATGCGGGTGTCGCGGGCCGACAGGGCAAGGTTCATCGCCTGTCCCGTGGTGCCGGAGGTGCGGTGCATCCGGCGCACGGTGTCGCGCGGGGCGGCGAGATAATCGCCGAAGGGCGGATGGGCGGCCTGCGACAGGCGCAGTTGCGACTTGTCGGACAGCGGCAGGCGGGAGAGGTCCGCAAGGGCGCGCGGAGGCGCCTCGCCCTGCCACAGGGCGCGGTAGAAGGGCGAGTTCGCCATCACATGCGCCCGCTGCCGCTCCCAGGCGGCCTCAAGATGCGGCCGCAGATCCTCGGCGGACGCGAAGTCCGCCCGCGCCAGCGTGCTCATAGGCTCATTCCCCGCTTCCAGATGAGGGTCAATGTGTCGATGACAGCCTCGTCGCTGGCCGAGATCGCGACCAGCGCCGGGTCCTGCGACAGGATGAGGGCGGACAGATACTGGTCGACCATGCCGCCGAGCGCATAGGCGCGGCGCAGCAGCTCGTCGCGGTCCACCGCCTCGCCGCGCCCGAGGCGCATCAGCCGGCGCTCGACCGCCGCGACCACGGTTTCCAGCCAGTCGCGGTTCAGCCGGTGAAACGCCTCGCGCGCCTGCGGCAGCGTGTCGAGATGATGGACGAGGCAGCGCATCAGGCCGGGATTGCGGCGGAACAGCTCGACATAGGCGCTGGTCGCCGCGCGCACCGGGTCTTCCGGATGGGCGGAGCCGGCCACCCGCATCGCCGCCTGCAGGAAGCCGACGAAGCCGACCAGCAGCTCGTCCAGCAGCACGGTTCGGTCGGCGAAGTAGATGTAGAAGGTGCCGTTGGAGATCCCCGCCGCCTCGCACACGGCGGAGACGGTGAAGTCCTGCGGCCCCTGCCGGTCGAGCACGGCACAGGCGGCCGCCTGGATCTGGGCGCGCGTGCGCTCGCCCTTGGGCCGCCCGGCGGCGCGCGCGGCAAGAGCCTGCGGATAGAACAGCACCTGATCCTCCCCCTTCAGGGGCACGGCACGCAGCATGGCGGCGACCTCATAAATAAAACTGACGTCATTTTCATATTTTGAAGACGAGCGAGAGTCAAAGGGGATTTTGGGTGGGATGGGGGTGGAGGGCGTGTTGCCGAGCGGACGGGGGGCTATTGGCTGCCAGAGCGGCAGCGAAACACGCCGGCCATGCCCCACGCACTCTTCTCCCCCCTTGAGGGGGAGATGTCGGCGCAGCCGACAGAGGGGGGTGAGCAGCGCCCGCGACGGGGTGCCCTCCCCGCGTCCTCCCGGACGGCGCACCAGCGCCGAGCCGGGATCGGAGAGCGGCCCATCGGCGCATACGACCGACCGTCCCCACACCCGCTGCGGCTCGCCGGTCCCGGATCGTCGGCCTCCGGCCTCGTCCGGAATGACGAGGAGAGAGGTTGGAGCGAAAACCCACACGCCCGGCGGATACTGGATACCTGCCTTCGCAGGTATGACAGCCGTGGGGGTGGCCGCGCCCGTCCACCTCGCACCCGCTGAGGGTACCAATGGATCCCGGCTCTCCGGCTTCGCCTGCGGCCGGGATTGTTTGTTTGCTTTGGTGGTAGAGTTTGGGTGGTCTCCCGGACACGCCCGTCCGGGAGACCAGCGGCCGGCGACCGTGCCGGGATCGGGTTTGTACCCGTAGTCATCAAGGTTCCCGGCCGCTTCCTTTTCCCGCTTGGAGAGTTGATTGGGCCTCTGGCCAACACCACGCCCGCAAACAATCCGAAGCACGATCAGGATACCAGTCCCATGACCAGACTCAAGGACGCTCCCGACCGGGTGCTTGGCATCGATGTCGGCAAGGCGACGCTCACCGTGTTCGACAGCCGGGCCGGCACGCTTTCTGTCATCGACAACACAGCCCCCGCCATCAAGGCGCTGTGCGAAGACCTTCGCCCCGGCACGCTCGTCGTCTGCGAGCCGACGGGGGGATACGAGGCCGCGGTGCTGGCAGAGCTCGCTGCCGCAGGCATCGCCTGCCACCGGGCCGACACCCTCAAGGTCAAGGCTTTCCTGCGCTCCTTCGGCACTCTGGCCAAGACCGATGCCATCGATGCCCGCGCCCTGGCCCGCTATGCCCAGGAGCGGTGGCAGCTCCTCGCCCTGGTCGCCCTGTCGCAGGCCAGGCAGGCCGAACTGGCCGCCCTCGTCGCCCGCCGCAAGGATCTCGTCGATCTCAAGGTGGCGGAGACCAACCGCCTCAAGGCGCCGGGCCTGAGGGTGGGCATGAAGGCGGTGCGGGCGTCCTGCAAGGTCGTCCTGCGCTGCCTGCAAGGCCAGATCGTCCGGATCGATGCCGCCATCGAAGCGCTGCTGGCCAAGAGCCCGTCCTTAGCCCGGCGCATCGCCGTGTCCCGCTCCCTGCCGGGCGTCGGACCGCGCACCGCCATAACCCTCGCCGCCATGATGCCCGAACTCGGCAGCCTCACACGCCGGCAGGCTGCCTCGCTTGCGGGCGTCGCCCCGCATCCCAGGGACAGCGGCACCCTCAAAGGCTACCGGCGAATGCGCGGCGGACGGGCAACCATCCGTCCCGTCCTGTTCATGGCAGCCCTCGCCGCAAGCCGCGCCAAGGGCGATCTGCGCCTGTTCTATCAACGCCTTGTCCAGAATGGAAAGAAGCCCATCGTCGCCATCGCCGCGCTCATGAGAAAGATCGTCGTCATCCTCAACGCAAGGCTCCGAGACCAAAGCCAACAACAGAGTTGATGACGAAAGCGGAGGCCGCTCGAAGATGCGCCCGAGACTTGCAATCGGCGTCCGACCTCGAAACGATGGGCGGATCGGAATCCGGGGAGACGGCCCTTGCTGCGCGCAATGCTATCGCTGGTGTTTCTCGCCGTCTCCGGCGTTTCCGCGCAGCTCTACTATTCGAACCACTTCAAATGGCGCGACTGCTTCAACGAACTGGGCCGATGCCACGACCCGGAAACCGGCGTCGTCTATCTGGAGCAGGGCGGACCCGTCTGGCTTGCTCTCGCGATTTCCGCATTCGCGATGGCGGCCTACCAGGCCTGGCGCTGGACAAGGCGGTAGCGCTCTCCCCGCCCGCAACGCGGCAATAAGGGGTGGCAATGCCGACCGCATGGCTTCAAAAATAGATTTTGCCAACAGACCGGAAGGGTTCAGCCGGAAACCGGAGGAGGAATTGGGCCGGCGCTGCACCCCGACCAAAGGACCTGCGACCCGGTTCGCAGCAGCGCCCCGGCAACGCACCTTTGCACGACGATGTCGTTTCATTCGCCGCACGATAAAGGACAGAATGTTGAACTTTCCCCCCATGTCTTGCTTCATCCCGCTTTGCCGCATCCCGCTCTCCCGCACCGCTGTTGCCCGTGCCGCACTTGTCGTGTGTCTCGGCGCCGGCTCGGTCGTCCATGCCGAAACGGCCCTTCCCGCCCTCGGCCTGCCGAACCCGATGCCGGCCCCGGATCGGATGGTGTGGCTCCCGGTGACGCAGGAGAGGATCGAAACGGCGGTGGCCGCTCTCGACGCGCTCGGTGCCTCGATGCTGGAGCGCTCCGACATTCCCGGCCTTGCCATCGCCGTGGTGCACAAGGGCGAGACGATCTATGCGCGCGGCTTCGGCAAGCGCGCGGCAAACGGCGATGCTGACGTGGATGCGGACACGGTCTTCCTGCTGGCCTCCCTGTCGAAACCCGTCGGGGCGACCGTGGTCGCCGGGCAGGTCGGGACCGGGCGCATCGCCTGGGACACCCCGCTGCGCGCGCATCTGCCGCGCTTCGACATGGGCGATCCCTGGGTGAGCGCGCAGGTCACCATCGGCGATCTCTATGCCCACCGCTCGGGCCTGCCGGACCATGCGGGCGACGATCTGGAGGATCTCGGCTACGACCGCAAGACGGTGCTGGAGCGGCTGGCCCTGCTGCCGAAGCACCCGTTCCGCGCGCACTACGCCTATACCAATTTCGGGCTGACCGCCGCGGCCGAGGCGGTGGCCGCCGCTTCCGGCACCGACTGGGCGAGCCTGTCGGAGGAAACGCTCTACGCGCCACTCGGCATGACCTCGACCAGCTCCCGCCACGCCGACTACCTGGCGCGCGACAACCGCGCCTCCAGCCACATGATCGACGGCGACGGCTACGCCCTCACCGACCTGCGGCAGCCGGACGCACAGAGCCCGGCCGGCGGCGTCAGCTCGAGCGTCAACGACATGGCGCGCTGGATGGCGATGGTGCTGGCCGGCGGCGAGGCGAACGGCAGGCAGGTGGTGAACGCCAAGGCGCTGCTGGCGGCGACCTCGCCGCAGGTGATCAGCGGCGCCCCCGGAACGGTGGACGCGCGGGCCGGCACCTACGGGTTCGGCTTCGGCGTGGGAGTTCGCCCCTCGGGCCGGGTGACGATCAGCCATTCGGGCGCCTTCGCGCTGGGGGCCTCGACCAATTTCGTCCTGGTCCCGGATCTCGAGCTCGGCATCGTCGTGCTGACCAACGCCGCGCCGAGCGGCGTCCCGGAAGCGGTCACCGCCTCATTCCTCGACCGTGTGGAACTGGGGATCGAGACGCGCGACTGGCTCGCCGGCTACGGCCCGCGGCTGAAGGCGCTGAGCCGCCCGTTCGGCAGTCTCGTCGGCGTGCAGAAGCCTGCCGATCCGGCCCCCGCGCAGCAGGCCGAGGCCTATGTCGGGCGCTACGACAACGCCTATTTCGGCCCGGCGACGGTGGAGGAGGCCGATGGCGGCCTGGTGCTGCGCCTCGGGTCCGGACAGGCGCCGCTGGCGATGCAGCACTGGGACGGCGACAGCTTCATCGTGCAGCCGATGAGCGAGAACCAGCCGCAAGGGTCGGTCTCGCGCGTCGACTTCTCGCGCACGGCCCCGGCCAGCGCCGCCTCGGTGACCATCGAGCATCTCGACGAGAACGGACTGGGGACCTTCGAGCGGCCGCGCTAGCGGTCGTCGAGGATCGCAAGCGCGACGAGCATCAGCACGATGGCGGGGCCGGTCTTCACCAGCGCGCCGAGCGGCTCGATCCACATCTCCGGCGTGAGAACGGCCGCGCCCGCCATGTAGAAGAGCGACAGGGCGATGCCGGCGAGAAGCCCTGCCCGGCAGCTGCGCCGGACCGCGATGGCCGCGCCGATGCTCATATCGGCAAGGCTGGTGACCACGGTGATCAGTTTCGCCAGCAGCGGCGGGAAGGCATGCGCCGTCAGGATCGCCACCGCCGCCTCGAAGGCCACCGTGAGCGCAATCAGCCCCGAGACGAACCAGAAGACGACGAGAATGCCGAGGATCGCCGGCTTCAGCATGTAAAGGCGGGCGAACCAGAGCTCCTGCACGCCGGCGGGACAACGGGCGAGCGCCGCCTCCAGCGACCGGGGCTCGAGGCTTGTCGCCGCCGACCAGGGGGCGGGATCGCCGGCAACGCCGCGCCGCAGCTCGGCAAGCGCCGTACTGCGCACGGGCGGTGCCCAGCCAAGGCGCGCGGCAAGATCCCCCGCCCGTGCTCCCAGCGACAGGAGCGCGCCCGGCAGCTGCCAGCGCGGTACCGGGCCGCCGATGCGGGCGCGGAACGCCTCCACCACCTCGCCAACGGTGTGCGGGCGGCGCTCCATCACGTCCCAGGTCTCGCGCCAGTCGCGCCGCCCCTGCCCCCAGGCCTCCGCCAGAACGGCGATGCTGCGGGAAATGTCGGCGACGTCGGTCGCGGCAAAGGGGCGCGAGGCTTCCTCCTGCGGCAGGCGGACCGGCAAAGCGGCAAGGCCGCGGATCAGCGCGCTGCCGCCATAGGCCACCGGCGCGACGACGAAGCCGGGCCGCAGGATCGCGAAGGGAACGGTGCTGTCGGAAATCAGCCGCTCGGCCTCGCGCTTGGTGGCGGAAAAGGCAGTGCGGTCGCCCTCGGGCGCGCCGGGGATCGACAGCTGCACCAGGAGCTGCGGCCGCGCGCCCTCTTGCCCCATCGCGGCGAGCAGACGCGAGACGAAGCCGCCATGCGCGTCCGCCGCTGTGCCCTTGCCCGGCATGTCCTGCAAGACGCCGATGCAGTTGACGAGGATATCGACATTGCGCCCGGCCAGCAGGGTGGCCAGGCCGCGCGCGTCCAGATCGACCAGCGGCGCCTCGACGGCAGCATCCCCGAGCGCGGCCTTCTGTGCGCGGGTGAAGCGGCGGGCGAGCGCGGCGACGGGAAAGCCCCGGTCCATGAGATCCAGCGCGACGGCGTGGCCGATCAGGCCGGAGGCGCCGAGAACGGCGATGGTGGGAGCGTCGGCGGCCATCGGTCAGATCTCCGGTTTTGCGATCATCAGCCAGAGGATCGCCGCGACCGAACCGAAGCCGGGAAAGCCGAAGACGAACCAGATGCGGAACAAGCGGTGATAGGCGGCGGGAAGCGGCGCCCCCTCTGCGGCGGCACCGCGCGCAAGGTCGCGCATGCGCGCCTGGATCCACACCACCGGCAGCCAGAAGACGCCGGCGACGAGGTAGAGCCCCAGCGACAGGGCGATCCAGCCGTCGGCAAAGGTGTATCCGCTCTCGCGCATCAGCAGATAGCCGGTGACCGGCTGCACCGCGACGGCGGTGGCGGTGAACAGCTTGTCGGCCAGCACGACCACCGCCGAGGTCTCGGCGATAAAGGCAGCGCTGCGGGAGCGATGCGCCATCAGCATGAAGAAGGCGATGCCGGTGCCCGTGCCGAGAATGACGATGG belongs to Stappia indica and includes:
- a CDS encoding phenylacetate--CoA ligase family protein, producing MSTLARADFASAEDLRPHLEAAWERQRAHVMANSPFYRALWQGEAPPRALADLSRLPLSDKSQLRLSQAAHPPFGDYLAAPRDTVRRMHRTSGTTGQAMNLALSARDTRITQEIGGRCQSAAGLGPGHTVVHCLNYQMWMGGLTDHLTLEETGATVVPFGVGSTELLVRTILEVRVTAISCTPSYPAVLERVIAEKFPGLAPRDLGLKLGLFGGEPGVDDPAFRARMTATWGLQPRNSNYGVSDVFCNFASECEHDTHLHFMAADVLHAELIDPDSGAPKALEAGESGELVLTHLVRDCQPLVRFRTGDIIRVAATAPCSCGRTGFRFSVVGRSDDMVVVRGLNMFPTMVAAVLNSFAELSGEYRIRLASPPPYDTLPVEAELAQGAADTVELAARVAGEIKARLGASASVTLLPAGSLPRTEGKTRRVIRGDQ
- a CDS encoding TetR/AcrR family transcriptional regulator, with product MLRAVPLKGEDQVLFYPQALAARAAGRPKGERTRAQIQAAACAVLDRQGPQDFTVSAVCEAAGISNGTFYIYFADRTVLLDELLVGFVGFLQAAMRVAGSAHPEDPVRAATSAYVELFRRNPGLMRCLVHHLDTLPQAREAFHRLNRDWLETVVAAVERRLMRLGRGEAVDRDELLRRAYALGGMVDQYLSALILSQDPALVAISASDEAVIDTLTLIWKRGMSL
- a CDS encoding IS110 family transposase, coding for MTRLKDAPDRVLGIDVGKATLTVFDSRAGTLSVIDNTAPAIKALCEDLRPGTLVVCEPTGGYEAAVLAELAAAGIACHRADTLKVKAFLRSFGTLAKTDAIDARALARYAQERWQLLALVALSQARQAELAALVARRKDLVDLKVAETNRLKAPGLRVGMKAVRASCKVVLRCLQGQIVRIDAAIEALLAKSPSLARRIAVSRSLPGVGPRTAITLAAMMPELGSLTRRQAASLAGVAPHPRDSGTLKGYRRMRGGRATIRPVLFMAALAASRAKGDLRLFYQRLVQNGKKPIVAIAALMRKIVVILNARLRDQSQQQS
- a CDS encoding serine hydrolase; the encoded protein is MSCFIPLCRIPLSRTAVARAALVVCLGAGSVVHAETALPALGLPNPMPAPDRMVWLPVTQERIETAVAALDALGASMLERSDIPGLAIAVVHKGETIYARGFGKRAANGDADVDADTVFLLASLSKPVGATVVAGQVGTGRIAWDTPLRAHLPRFDMGDPWVSAQVTIGDLYAHRSGLPDHAGDDLEDLGYDRKTVLERLALLPKHPFRAHYAYTNFGLTAAAEAVAAASGTDWASLSEETLYAPLGMTSTSSRHADYLARDNRASSHMIDGDGYALTDLRQPDAQSPAGGVSSSVNDMARWMAMVLAGGEANGRQVVNAKALLAATSPQVISGAPGTVDARAGTYGFGFGVGVRPSGRVTISHSGAFALGASTNFVLVPDLELGIVVLTNAAPSGVPEAVTASFLDRVELGIETRDWLAGYGPRLKALSRPFGSLVGVQKPADPAPAQQAEAYVGRYDNAYFGPATVEEADGGLVLRLGSGQAPLAMQHWDGDSFIVQPMSENQPQGSVSRVDFSRTAPASAASVTIEHLDENGLGTFERPR
- a CDS encoding SDR family oxidoreductase, with protein sequence MAADAPTIAVLGASGLIGHAVALDLMDRGFPVAALARRFTRAQKAALGDAAVEAPLVDLDARGLATLLAGRNVDILVNCIGVLQDMPGKGTAADAHGGFVSRLLAAMGQEGARPQLLVQLSIPGAPEGDRTAFSATKREAERLISDSTVPFAILRPGFVVAPVAYGGSALIRGLAALPVRLPQEEASRPFAATDVADISRSIAVLAEAWGQGRRDWRETWDVMERRPHTVGEVVEAFRARIGGPVPRWQLPGALLSLGARAGDLAARLGWAPPVRSTALAELRRGVAGDPAPWSAATSLEPRSLEAALARCPAGVQELWFARLYMLKPAILGILVVFWFVSGLIALTVAFEAAVAILTAHAFPPLLAKLITVVTSLADMSIGAAIAVRRSCRAGLLAGIALSLFYMAGAAVLTPEMWIEPLGALVKTGPAIVLMLVALAILDDR
- a CDS encoding DUF2269 family protein; amino-acid sequence: MRRGKPALLGPPAVTYLLLKYLHVLGAIVILGTGTGIAFFMLMAHRSRSAAFIAETSAVVVLADKLFTATAVAVQPVTGYLLMRESGYTFADGWIALSLGLYLVAGVFWLPVVWIQARMRDLARGAAAEGAPLPAAYHRLFRIWFVFGFPGFGSVAAILWLMIAKPEI